ATTAGTGAATTATTTATTTATAATTCTGAGACAATGATACTTGGTGCTTATCTTAAAGAAAGCGGGATATAAAAATATTTTAATTAATGTGTTTTTTAATATTTAGTTACAATAATCATAATAAATATAAACTTATGTTTTGCGCAAATAGGGATGAATTTTTTAATAGGCCAACTGAAAATATGCATTTTTGGCCTGAAAATCCAGATATACTTGCAGGTCGCGATCTTTTGGGTAGTGGTACTTGGCTTGGAATCTCTAGAAAAGGGAAAATTGCAGCCCTTACGAATTTTAGAAAATTAATAGACAAGCCTGTAGAGAAGTTATCGAGAGGTAGGATTGTAAAATATTTTCTCACTCATAATAAGAATATAACAAATTTTTTCAAATACTTAAAAAGAACAAAAGATAAATACAATTTTTATAATCTTATTTTTGGCGATATTAATGAGCTTTATTATTATAGTAATAAAACAGATAATATAAAATTATTAGAGAGTGGTATATACGGGCTAAGTAATGCTTTTCTTGATACTCCTTGGCAAAAAGTTGTTAGGGGTAAGGAGCTTTTTAAAGATATAATATCTAGGGATGATTTTTCATACAGAGATCTTTTTTGGCTACTTACAGATAATAAAAAAGCTGAAGATGATATGCTCCCAGATACAGGTTATCCAA
This genomic window from Deferribacterota bacterium contains:
- a CDS encoding NRDE family protein, yielding MCFLIFSYNNHNKYKLMFCANRDEFFNRPTENMHFWPENPDILAGRDLLGSGTWLGISRKGKIAALTNFRKLIDKPVEKLSRGRIVKYFLTHNKNITNFFKYLKRTKDKYNFYNLIFGDINELYYYSNKTDNIKLLESGIYGLSNAFLDTPWQKVVRGKELFKDIISRDDFSYRDLFWLLTDNKKAEDDMLPDTGYPKVYERELSSIFVQMGEYGTRSSTVILIDYSNNVDVYERCYDKEGYPISTKHFNFTIDF